CGTAGCCAATGTGGAATTTCTTGCGCGTTTCGTCGGTAATGTGGCGGCTTGAAAGGTATTGCAGGGCTTTGGGCGAAAGAGCAAGCTGTTCTTCGAACCATTCGCAGGCCAGTTCGTTCAGTTGCCGAACCATCGTGCGTTCTTCGTCTTGCTCGTTATTTTCGGGACCACCGAGTTTAGGAAGCGGGAATCCGGTAAAGTTTGCCACCCATTCCACAGCATCTTTGAAACCGAGCTTTTCGTGTTCCTGTACGAACTTGAATACATCGCCTGCGGCACCGCAAGCGAAGCACTTATAAATGCCCAAGCTAGGGTTCACGTTCATCGAAGGACTGCGGTCGTCGTGGAAAGGGCAGACGCCAAGATAGCGCCCGTTACCCGAACGTTTCAGCGGAACAAAATTCTCGATGACCAATGCAATATCTGCATGGGCCTTGAGTTGCTGAATGATTTCGTTAGAGTAAAACGCCACGGCTCAAATTTAGCAAGAAAGACTGTCAAGATTTTGACAATCATAAAAAAAGAACCCGTCCTTTATAAGGACGGGTTTCTTTTAGTAGCGGGGGCAGGACTTGAACGCTGCGACCTTCGGGTTATGAGCCCGACGAGCTACCAACTGCTCCACCCCGCGTCGAGGTTGCACCATATATAGTAAATTTTTATAGCCCTGTCAAGGGTTTTTTACACGAATTTTTTCAGGATATGCTTGCTGGCGACGAAATAATCAATACCGCTAATAATGGTAATTGCGGTGATGACGCCCATCACAGCCTGCGGGAAAATGGCCCAGAATGACTCGTAATTGGGAATAATGGCACCCATGGGGTCCAATGCTCCCAACAGAATGGCAACGATGCCGATTCCCTGGAGGGCGGTTTTCCACTTGCCGCTACGGCGTGCCGGCATAATCAGGCCTTCGCTGGCTGCTAGCGTACGGAGTGTTTCAACGCTAGATTCGCGGAAGTAAATGAGAGCGACCATCCACACCGGAGCATAACCCGTGGCGATAAAGCACATGAAAATCGTCATGTTCGAAATTTTGTCGCTGAACGGGTCCAGGTACTTACCAAGTGTGCTCACTTCTCCGAGTTTGCGGGCGAGATAACCGTCCAAAAAGTCGGTCAGCATAAAGCCGAGCACCATCACCAGTGAAAGACTCTTGAAAACGAGGCTGTTGTTGCTGTAATCCAGATCGTTATCGTAGAAGAAAACCCACAAGAAGAACGGCGTCAGCACAATGCGGCTCATCGTGAGCTGGCTTGCAATCGAAAGCGGCTTGCGGTGTGCCGGATCGCGGTAATACCAATAAGCGTAGGCAACGGTCGAGGCTATAATCAAGAGAATCGAGGTCACCATGCAAATTTGCTGGTAGTCTTCGAGATTCAGCAAGTACACACCCATAGTAACTGTAATCGCGATGTTCGACATCTTGCTCCAGCGGCGTTTGCGGGGGAGCGATTTACCTTCGCGAAGCACACCGAGGCTGAACAGCGTGTGGGCCACAAGGCGGGCAAGCAAGAATACGCAACCGACAGCGAGTAACTTTTCGGCTTGGTCATTTTGCAATAAGTCGCGCACGAAAATGCTGGTCATCACGGCAAATGAAAGGAATCCGTCAATCACGTTCAGCCAAAGTCGGTAATAAGGCTTTTCAATTTCTTGCGAACGGAGTTGGTACAAATTAACCCAACCCATAATCAGGGCGATTGCGACTAGGGCGGTGGCGGTCTTGGCCATGCCCATCCAGATAAAGACAATGACAGCTATAAAAACCATCGCTCTTAAAACACTCCAAACGCGTGAGCGAAGTCTAATATCGGATGTCTGTTCTTGTGTCATTATAAAGCCTCTGTCAAACTTCTAATAGTTGCCTTGCGTGTTCGCGGATGGTGTCAGATTCGCCACCGAGCATGCGAGAAATTTCCTTTACGCGGCCTTCGTAGTCGAGTTCGACCACGTGCGTGTAGGTGCGGCCATCGATTTCTTCCTTGCTGACAGCAAGTTGGTTCTTGGCGCGGCTTGCCACCTGGTGCAAGTGCGTAATCGTAAGCACTTGGTGGTGCTGGCCCAAATTCTTGAGTGCTTCGCCGATGCTGTTGCCGACTTCGCCGCTGATCCCGGAATCCACTTCGTCGAATATCAAGAGGGGCACGCGGTCGAGGTCGGCCATCACGCTCTTGATCGCAAGCAGTACGCGACTGAGTTCGCCGCCCGAAACCGCTTTTTGCAGGCTCTTGAAACCTTCGCCGGGGTTTGGGGCGAGCGTAAATTCAATCTTGTCGGCTCCGTTCGGCGACAAAGTTTGCATGTTAATCGAAGTCTCGAAAATCGCCTTCGGCATGCCGAGCGTATGCAGGATGTCGCTTACTGCCTTGTCGTAGCGGGCCGCCGCATTCTGGCGAGACGTGGTCAGCTTGAGGGCGGTCGCCTGCAGTGCTTCGTGTGCCTTCTTGGACTGTCTGGAAAGTTCTTCCAAATCGGCGTCCAAGTTTTCGAGGCTCGAAAGTTCTTCCTTGCGTTGTTCGGTCAAGGCAATCAGGCCCGCAACATCGGTGCGGTACTTGCGCTTGAGTTTTTGAATCGCTGCGATGCGGGCATTGGCGCGGTCAATGTCTGCTGCGCTCATGGCTGCAGACGGACGCAAACGCAGCAGGTCCTTGCAAACGCTTTCGTAGGGGTCTGTCACTTCTTCAAGCGACTTCAAGTAATCTTCGTAATCCGGCAACTTTGTGGCCAGCGAACGCAACTTGGCCTGCAAAATCTGTACCTGGTCCAAAAGGCCGTTTTCACCACCGAGCATTCCCTGAATATCGTTCAGGTAGCGGGTTTCGGCTTCCTGCTTGCTTGCGCTGTTCACCTTTTCTTCGAGGGCTTCTTCTTCGCCTTCTTTCAGGGATGCCTTCGAAAGTTCGTCGAACTGGAATTTCAAGAAATCCTTTTGGGCGGCCAGGTTCTTGGCACGTTCTTCGGTTTCTTTGATTTTGTCCTGGATTTCATTCCAGGCGGCCCATTCCTTTGCATATTGGGCGGTGAGTTCGCCGTTGCCGGCGAAGTCGTCGAGCATTTGCGTATGCGTGCGAATGTCGCGCAGCAAAAGCTGCTCGCTTTGACCATGCATCTGGATCAGTTCTTCGCCCAGGCGCTGCAAGTCGGGGAGCGTTACAATCGCTCCGTTGACTCTGGCCCTGCTTTTGCCGTTTTCGGCAATTTCGCGACGCAGGATCAATTCGTCGTCACTGTCAATTTCCAGTTCTTCGAGAACTTTCTTGACTTGCGGCTCATTCGCAATATCGAATGTAGCTTCGACGACGGCTTTTTCTTCTCCGGTGCGCACCATGGTGGATTGCGCCTTGTCGCCGCATACAATGCGGAGCGCCTTTAAAAGCACCGATTTTCCGGCACCGGTTTCGCCGGTAATCGCAGTAAAACCATCGCGGAACGGAACTTCCGCTTGAGCAATCAAAGTAAATCCACTAATCGACAGGTGCTTTAACATACGACAAATAAATTAGCAATTTAGCTTGACACTAAGTGTCATTTCTCGAATTCGACAACGCTTCGGTAGATGGGGCGACCTTCCTTGCGGTACTTCTTTTCGAAACCGGTCATGATTCCTTCAGTAGGTTCTGCGGTGTTTCGTTCCAGAATTTTGCAACCCTTAAAGTTGTCGAAAACTTCGAGTGCGACTTCGTTGTATTCCTGGTGGTCGGTACCCCAGTAGAAAATGCGCTTGCCCGGCTTCAACACGCGGGCGACTTCAACCAGAAAATCCGGGCGCAAAAGGCGGTTCTTGTGGTGGCGTTCTTTCGGCCACGGGTCCGGGAAATACATGTGGAATGCATCTACCGTATTGTCTTTCACGCAGTCGCGCAAAAAGAAGAATACATCGCCGCGAAGCATGGTGGCGTTGGCGAGAGCGCCGGCCTTGTCCATCTTGCGCTGGGCAAATTTTGCCCAGGTGTAATCCCATTCGCTGCCCATGATGACGGTATCGGGGTGCTTGGGTGCATATTCCGAAAGGAATCCGCCCTTGCCGCTTCCGATTTCAACTTCCACGCGGTCGCCCATGTTCGGGAACATGTCTTTCCAGTTAAAGTCCAACTTGTGGGGGAGTCCGTCAGGCGTTGCGATCGGCTTACGGTCGCCGTGCGTGCGGAACACGTAATGCCAAAGTCCCTTCGATTCCGGGTCTTCTTTCAAGTCGCGGTAAAATTCAGGAATGACGACTTCTTTTTCAACTTCTTCAATGTTTTCGATATCGCTCATAAAACTTCCTACTGTCTACTGCTTACTTCCTACTAAACAAACACCACCACTCTATCTAAAAACTTCTCAGGGATTTCCTTTGCGACCATTTCACGAATATACTTGTCTGAATATTTCATGGAAAAATGGGAGAGGATAATCTTTTCGCATTTCACCTGGTCGCCCATGCGGTTCAAGGCATCAGCAATCTGGCTAATGTGCGTGTGGCCCTTCTTGTGGCTCATCTCGTAGTCTTCAGGGGCAAGGAAGGTGCATTCCGTAATCAGCACTTTTGACTGGAATACGCGCTGGTTTTCCAATAGGCTTTCGCCCATGCAGTCGCCCATAAAGCTCACCAGCGGATCGTACACTTCGCGGGTGATTTCGGCACCGCTTTCGCGTAGCTGGATGATTTCGTTGGGAGTCTTTCCCAGGTATTCATCCTTGAGTTTTTTCTTGTAATGGTAAATGGTTCCGCCCATGGCGTAAATGGAATGCTTGACTTCGAACGCTTCGAATGCCAAGTCCTTGCGGTATTCCAGGAACTGCAATTCACCTGCGTTTACGCCGGCAATTTCGGGGTAACGGAACTTGGTTTCGGGCACGCCTTCGAACATGGCCTCGGAGCGAATCCAGTCGCGGGCCCCGTCGCAAATGCGTTCGGGCATGTAGTAGATGCTTTCGCGTTCCACGCCCATCATCTTGCGCAAACTGTGATGACGCATCAGGCAACGGGCATGGTCGCCGTGGGCATGAGTCAAGAATACATGGTTCAGCGATGTCGCTGAAAGCGGGCATTCGCCCATATCAATGCAAAAATCAAGTTCGGGGAGCTGTATATAGGTCGCAAGTCCCGAAATCGAGAAGCCGACAACGGAGGTGCACGAAGTGTCCACGTGAACTTGCTTTAGGGCGTTATGAATGAATCTGCTTTCTGCCATGGCGTTTCTGCGCCAAATGTAGAAAAAAATAAAGGTTCCTTTCAGGAACCTTTATCATTGCTCATACTTAAGAGGCTTTATGCAACTTATTTCGTCTTTGCGTTTTCTGCAACAAGACGGTCAAAGTCGGCGCAGCTCAAAGCTTCAATGTGGTTACCCATAGCGACGCTACGGGTACGGGCGTTACCCTTCTTTTCGGGAATGCGGAAGCAGAAATCGTAGCTGTTGCCCTTGTCGGTGGGGATGCCCATCTTGAAGATGCGAATGCGTTCTGCACCCTTATTGTAAATTTCGTGATAATCGTAGGTATTCTTGATCTTTTCGAGACGCTTTTGCTGGGAAAATTCAAGTTCTTCGGTAATAGGGCCTTCCAACAGGAGCGGCAGGGAGTTCTGGAAACGAAGTTCAAGCTTGCCGTTGCTCTTTACAATAGAAGTTTCTTGAGGCTTAATCAGGTAACGCTGCTGCGGAATGTTCTTATAGGCCATGGTACGCACAGTACGGACCCCGCACATTTCACGCATGTCGGGCTGTTCCACAAAATCGATATCGCGGCAGATGGGAGGAAGATTCGTAGGGACATCCAGATTTTCGCCAGAGTTTGAACCGGCACAGGCGGAAAGGAGGGTAGCAATAGCGAAACCAGAGAAAAGCAAGATTGAAGATTTCATGCCTTAAATATAATTTTATTATTTCGAATTGCATTTTTTTTCTTAAGAAAGTGTGATTTTTTTATCCTAGGATTGTAAACTTTCGTTTTCTTTAGTCGGTTTTTAGGCCAGAAAGAGGCTGTTGCGGTTTTAAAAAATATCTTTCATGTTTGTGCAGAGAAAAAAATGTATTTTTGCCGCGGATTAAGAATTGGGTATAACATGAATATTTACAGCTGGAACGTGAACGGGTTGCGCTCAGCCCTTAAGAAGGGTTTTGCGGACTGGTTCTCTGCGACAAAGCCCGACATCCTGTGCTTGCAGGAAGTCCGTGCCGAAGTTGACCAGATTCCCGAAGAAATTGCAAACCCCGAAGGTTATTTTGCCTACTGGAATCCTTGCCGTCGCAAGAAAGGTTATAGCGGGGTAGGCATTTATACCCAGATTGAACCCGATCGCGTCAACTATGGCTTCGATATCGAGGAATTCGACGAAGAAGGCCGTGTGCTCCAGCTCGTGTTTCCGGATTGGGTCCTGAATAGCATTTATTTCCCGAATGGCGGCCAGGGTGACGATCGCCTTGACTACAAGCTGCGCTTTTACGATGCTTTCCTTGAAAACAGCAAGCGTTGGGTGGCCGACGGTAAGCACGTCGTGACGGTTGGCGACTACAATACCTGCCACAAGGAAATCGATATTGCCCGTCCTAAAGAAAACGAAGACGTGAGCGGCTTCTTGCCGATTGAACGTGCGTGGATGGACAAGTACGTCGAAAACGGCTTTGTGGATTCTTTCCGCAAGCTGCACCCTGATGAACGAGACCGTTATTCCTGGTGGTCGAACCGTTTCGGTGCCCGTAGCCGTAATGTGGGTTGGCGCATTGACTACGCCTTTGTAGACGAAGGTCTTGTTCCCAATATCGTGAGTGCCGAAATCCACTCCAGTGTCATGGGTTCGGACCATTGTCCCATCAGTATCGAGCTGGAACCCCCGTTCGCCCCGTTACCGATAAGTCACGAAGCTTAATTTGATTAACGAGATTTGACGATTTCCCAAGCGTCGTCAAAGAGCTTGGCTGCAACACCCGGATCACGCAAGAAGACCATGCGGTCGATTTCTTCCCTCGTGGGGTTGATTACGCGGTTTTGCTTGAACTTGTCGTCAATGATTTTTATTGAAGCCCTGTTGGGTGTTGCAAAGTTGGTTGATTGGGCTAACCTTGCTCCGTTCTGGGCGTCAAGAATATAGTTCATGAAGGCGTGGGCACCGTCGGCATTTTGGGCGTGACTGCTGAGCGTCATGGCATCGACCCACATAAAGCTTCCTTCAGTAGGGATCGCGTATCGAAGAGTCGGGTCTTCAGATATGGCGCTCATGGCTTCACCGTTGAAAACAATGGCTGCACTGATTTCGCCTTTTAGAACTTTGTCTTTAGCGCTTACGGAACCTTCAAAACCGGCGAAATGTGCGTCGCGTTTTGCTTCACGAATCAAATCAATGGCTTCGTTGATATCTTCAATCTTCACGCTGTTGGCGTTCAAGCCTTTAGCTTGCAAAGCCATCGAAAGCATCGAACGGGATTCGTCGAGCAGGCTGAATTTTCCTTTGACTTGCTGGGGGTTGAAAAGAATGTTGTAGCTGACCTTGTTTTCGTTAAGGGTCGTGTCGCGGTAAAGGATGCCGGTGGTTCCCCACAGGTAAGGAAGCGTAAATGTGTTGCCTGGATCATAAACCGGATTCTTGAACTGATCAGCGACATTTACTTTGTTTGGAATCTTGTCCATGTCAATTGGAATAATGAGTCCCAAGTGAATCATTTGCTGAATAACAACATCCGAGGCAATCACCACATCGTATTGTTTTTCGATGGCCTGCTGGAGCGTGCTAATCATTTGTTCCTGGGCTTCGTATTCTTCCAACTGCAGCTTGTAACCGGTCTTCATTTGAAAATCGGTAATCATTTCTGGGGCGATGTATTTGCTGTACGTAAGTACGGTGACTGTCTGGGGAGTCTGTTGCGATTTTTGGTCGCAACCACAGAACACCCCTGTTGCAAGGAGGACCATCGCAACTACAATGTAAGAAACCAAATTTTTCATACCATCTCCTTCTTTGACAGTCCTCCCAATCCCCATTGCTGCAACTAGCTGTGCAGGTATTCCACAATTGCGTCGTGAATCGTGGTGAACACACTGCGCAGTTCGTCTTCGTCTTCTTCCAGAAGCGTCACACGGAATCCCTTCAAGTCCGTGCAGAAGCTCGTGCTAGGCACAACACAAATCCCCTTTGCGCCCAGCAGGTAGTAAACGAAGCGGTAGTCCAAGTTCGTGGTCTTGCTGCACCATTCTTCCACTTTCTTCTTGATAATCGGGTTGTCGATCTTCAAGTTTTGGTGGCTGTTCAGCGTTCCTTCGCGGAAGATAATGGTGTTGTAGAATGCACCGTAGGTCGGGTTGAAATACAGTTCCGGAATGTCGGAAAGGATTTCATTGATGATGGCGCTACGGCGGCCAATCTTTTCGTTCAGGGCGGTGCGGTGTTCCATGAAGCGCGGATCACCCAGCACGCGAGGAATCGTCATCTGCGGGAGCGTGGTCGAGCAGACTTCCACCATCTTGGCGTTGTCGATCGCACGGCAGAAGGCGTCGAACTGTTCGTCCTTGTCGCGGTTGTAGTATTCAGCCCAGCCGCAACGAGCGCCCGGCCACGGGTATTCCTTGGAAATGCCCTTGAGGGCGATACCCGGAACGTCGCCGATGTATTCGGCGAGGGCATAGGCGTGAGCTCCATTGTACGTAATCTTGTTGTAGATTTCGTCGCAAATGATGAATAGGTTGTAGCGCTTGGCGATGTCTACAATCTTTTGGAGAATGTCGAGCGGGTAAACCATGCCCGTCGGATTGTCCGGGTTCAAGATCAAAATGCCCGCAATGCTCGGGTTATACTTCACCTTGTTTTCAAGTTCATCCAAATCCGGATACCAGTGGTTTTCCGGTTGCAGGCGGTAGGTAATCGGGGCCGTGTGGGCGTGAGCCGCTTCGGCAGAGCTGTGCGTGCTGTATGCCGGGGCAGGTCCGATAATGCGGGTGTTCATAGAGAGCAGGCTGTAAATGGTGGCGATAGCGTCACCCAAGCCGTTAAAGAACACGATGTCGTCTACGTTAATCTGCGTGCCGCCGAGCTTGTTGTTTTCTTTTACCAAGAATTCGCGTGTTTCGAGCATGCCCTTGGAGGGGCAATAGCCGTAGCTGCGGTTGGTGCGGGCAAGATCAACTACAATATCCTTAATCCAGTCGGGGACTTGGCACTTCTTTTCAATCGGGTCGCCGATGTTTTCCCAATGAATCGGCAAGCCGAGTGCCTTGAGCTGGTTTGCCTTCTTCACGATCTCGCGGATTTCGTAAGAAAGTTCCTTGGCACCTTCGCTCAATAATCTTCTGCGCATTTTTAGCTCCTAAAAGGGGATTTTTTCGTCTTTTTTTGAAAATAATAGAAAAAAGCTGGCTGTTCATATGTCGTAGCGCCTTAAAATATTCCAAGTTGGACTGTTTTGTTTTGGACTAGTGATTTGTGACTTTTTTTGTTTCATAAAAGTTACAAGCGATATAGATTTAAAAGCATATAACCCCCTTAACCCCGGAGGCACCCCATGAAAACCGCAATCTTTAGCTCTATTTTGACCGTCGGCTTGGGCGCTTCCGCTTGGGCCGCGACTCCCGTAGAAATCCCCATGGGTGGGACTCTTGTT
This genomic window from Fibrobacter sp. UWT2 contains:
- a CDS encoding exodeoxyribonuclease III, with amino-acid sequence MNIYSWNVNGLRSALKKGFADWFSATKPDILCLQEVRAEVDQIPEEIANPEGYFAYWNPCRRKKGYSGVGIYTQIEPDRVNYGFDIEEFDEEGRVLQLVFPDWVLNSIYFPNGGQGDDRLDYKLRFYDAFLENSKRWVADGKHVVTVGDYNTCHKEIDIARPKENEDVSGFLPIERAWMDKYVENGFVDSFRKLHPDERDRYSWWSNRFGARSRNVGWRIDYAFVDEGLVPNIVSAEIHSSVMGSDHCPISIELEPPFAPLPISHEA
- the pgsA gene encoding CDP-diacylglycerol--glycerol-3-phosphate 3-phosphatidyltransferase, with the translated sequence MVFIAVIVFIWMGMAKTATALVAIALIMGWVNLYQLRSQEIEKPYYRLWLNVIDGFLSFAVMTSIFVRDLLQNDQAEKLLAVGCVFLLARLVAHTLFSLGVLREGKSLPRKRRWSKMSNIAITVTMGVYLLNLEDYQQICMVTSILLIIASTVAYAYWYYRDPAHRKPLSIASQLTMSRIVLTPFFLWVFFYDNDLDYSNNSLVFKSLSLVMVLGFMLTDFLDGYLARKLGEVSTLGKYLDPFSDKISNMTIFMCFIATGYAPVWMVALIYFRESSVETLRTLAASEGLIMPARRSGKWKTALQGIGIVAILLGALDPMGAIIPNYESFWAIFPQAVMGVITAITIISGIDYFVASKHILKKFV
- a CDS encoding pyridoxal phosphate-dependent aminotransferase, with product MRRRLLSEGAKELSYEIREIVKKANQLKALGLPIHWENIGDPIEKKCQVPDWIKDIVVDLARTNRSYGYCPSKGMLETREFLVKENNKLGGTQINVDDIVFFNGLGDAIATIYSLLSMNTRIIGPAPAYSTHSSAEAAHAHTAPITYRLQPENHWYPDLDELENKVKYNPSIAGILILNPDNPTGMVYPLDILQKIVDIAKRYNLFIICDEIYNKITYNGAHAYALAEYIGDVPGIALKGISKEYPWPGARCGWAEYYNRDKDEQFDAFCRAIDNAKMVEVCSTTLPQMTIPRVLGDPRFMEHRTALNEKIGRRSAIINEILSDIPELYFNPTYGAFYNTIIFREGTLNSHQNLKIDNPIIKKKVEEWCSKTTNLDYRFVYYLLGAKGICVVPSTSFCTDLKGFRVTLLEEDEDELRSVFTTIHDAIVEYLHS
- a CDS encoding MBL fold metallo-hydrolase, yielding MAESRFIHNALKQVHVDTSCTSVVGFSISGLATYIQLPELDFCIDMGECPLSATSLNHVFLTHAHGDHARCLMRHHSLRKMMGVERESIYYMPERICDGARDWIRSEAMFEGVPETKFRYPEIAGVNAGELQFLEYRKDLAFEAFEVKHSIYAMGGTIYHYKKKLKDEYLGKTPNEIIQLRESGAEITREVYDPLVSFMGDCMGESLLENQRVFQSKVLITECTFLAPEDYEMSHKKGHTHISQIADALNRMGDQVKCEKIILSHFSMKYSDKYIREMVAKEIPEKFLDRVVVFV
- the recN gene encoding DNA repair protein RecN gives rise to the protein MLKHLSISGFTLIAQAEVPFRDGFTAITGETGAGKSVLLKALRIVCGDKAQSTMVRTGEEKAVVEATFDIANEPQVKKVLEELEIDSDDELILRREIAENGKSRARVNGAIVTLPDLQRLGEELIQMHGQSEQLLLRDIRTHTQMLDDFAGNGELTAQYAKEWAAWNEIQDKIKETEERAKNLAAQKDFLKFQFDELSKASLKEGEEEALEEKVNSASKQEAETRYLNDIQGMLGGENGLLDQVQILQAKLRSLATKLPDYEDYLKSLEEVTDPYESVCKDLLRLRPSAAMSAADIDRANARIAAIQKLKRKYRTDVAGLIALTEQRKEELSSLENLDADLEELSRQSKKAHEALQATALKLTTSRQNAAARYDKAVSDILHTLGMPKAIFETSINMQTLSPNGADKIEFTLAPNPGEGFKSLQKAVSGGELSRVLLAIKSVMADLDRVPLLIFDEVDSGISGEVGNSIGEALKNLGQHHQVLTITHLHQVASRAKNQLAVSKEEIDGRTYTHVVELDYEGRVKEISRMLGGESDTIREHARQLLEV
- a CDS encoding spermidine/putrescine ABC transporter substrate-binding protein codes for the protein MKNLVSYIVVAMVLLATGVFCGCDQKSQQTPQTVTVLTYSKYIAPEMITDFQMKTGYKLQLEEYEAQEQMISTLQQAIEKQYDVVIASDVVIQQMIHLGLIIPIDMDKIPNKVNVADQFKNPVYDPGNTFTLPYLWGTTGILYRDTTLNENKVSYNILFNPQQVKGKFSLLDESRSMLSMALQAKGLNANSVKIEDINEAIDLIREAKRDAHFAGFEGSVSAKDKVLKGEISAAIVFNGEAMSAISEDPTLRYAIPTEGSFMWVDAMTLSSHAQNADGAHAFMNYILDAQNGARLAQSTNFATPNRASIKIIDDKFKQNRVINPTREEIDRMVFLRDPGVAAKLFDDAWEIVKSR
- a CDS encoding tRNA (guanosine(46)-N(7))-methyltransferase TrmB codes for the protein MSDIENIEEVEKEVVIPEFYRDLKEDPESKGLWHYVFRTHGDRKPIATPDGLPHKLDFNWKDMFPNMGDRVEVEIGSGKGGFLSEYAPKHPDTVIMGSEWDYTWAKFAQRKMDKAGALANATMLRGDVFFFLRDCVKDNTVDAFHMYFPDPWPKERHHKNRLLRPDFLVEVARVLKPGKRIFYWGTDHQEYNEVALEVFDNFKGCKILERNTAEPTEGIMTGFEKKYRKEGRPIYRSVVEFEK